The Spinacia oleracea cultivar Varoflay chromosome 2, BTI_SOV_V1, whole genome shotgun sequence DNA segment aacgtaatttgtcttatttaaataaaaacaaatagaTGAATCtcaattcaaattaattaatcgttaaaacacatgcaaaatatcaaacgtaaagaaGAAAAGGAGAAGGAGTGAGTATGGCAATTTCTTGTACTTTACTTACATACAAATAtgtcaaaattaataaaatggAGTATCAAAATTAGTTTACGAATAACCTCTACTGGTTAAGTACTTAAGTGGTATGCCTACTTGGTTAGTGCCTAGTGGTAGCAATAACAAAACGTGACGTAAGCAGAGAGTGAATGCGGTCGGCCATCCATTAACTTAGATTAAAGAGGCGGCAAAAATAGGGAATGGCTTAAAACGAAAAGATGGTGATTGCTCAAATTTAAAAAGTAGTTGGCGGTTTGATGACCAAAGGGAACACCATAACACACGGTCGTTTATGGGATGACCAAGGTCAAAAAACACTTTTATCATGTAGAGTTGTTAccgtataaaaaattaaaaatgaatatttttcGAGGTTATAATAAGAAGGTAAAAGTCAAATTATTGAGTATGGTTAGCCTGTAATGTTATGATTTTTACAtgagaaaagagaaaggataaacattattaaaaaattatgaGAGAGGAGAAGTATCGAAGAATGAACATCAATTAGTCATATGCCTCATACTCATAACTAGGGGTGTTAACGACTAGACTCTAGTTTGCTCGTGAACTGCTCGATGTTTGGCTGAGACAAAGCTTGGTTAGAGCTCGATTCGAGCTGGGTATGGATCGAATTCTTAATGAATGAAAACTCATGAAAGACTCGagctttttaaaactaatatttttaataaaataatatttttaataaaataatagaaaCACATGAAATTCTTGATAAACATGATTCTTAATTGAGTATTGATgaccaaacttcaagacgaCTCGAACTATGTTAAAAGTCCCCAAATAGAGCTTAGTTTCTCATGCTAGTCGAGCTTCAAACTAAAacctaaataaataaaaaccccTTTAAAATCCGACACATGACTAATTACTATTACAAGTCACTCAACTTAACCCTTATAATCAAAGCTTAAACCAACAATAATCCTCCCTCCCTATAAGGGTGCTTCTAAGCATCTTCATGTTCTTGCTTAGATGTGTTGACCAAAACACAATTCCCAAGGTCCAAACTCCAAAGGCATCATATTATCATATCATAGGTGTGTGTACAAACTTGGTCAATAAGTAGTCACATCTATTGCAAAAGTTACACAAAATTGAAAGCTATCTATCCACAATCCCAAGTTAGTTGGGGTGTTCTTCCTTCCTATGGGAGGTCACCCAAAACATTTATTGCTAACCTAACTATAATCtccattttttatttatttattaataaaaaagcCTGTAAATCACTGGAGATTATGTACTACTAGCCTACTACTACTACTTTCATCTTCACAACTATAATTCTCTTTGAATTAAATGctacttttattttattattttttcaattttctatttaatatatttttttaataacgcAGCTTCCTCGGTGAAGTTGGTTGAGAACTCACCTATTGATGTATCCGAACTCCATCAATTACATTATGCTTGAGAGTGGAATTCACATACCATCCTCTTGCTCTTATATTGACCTGTGTAACTGAGCTAATCTAACCTAATATAATCGTTAAGTAGGGTGAAATGAGATTCCCTTACCATCCCTTACTCTTAAGTCATTGACTTGCATAACTAGACTGGACTAACCTGATAGTTGAACCGTGATATAATCATCAGTTTAGTAGGGTCCTTATTCTTTATGATATAAAAATGCatttcaataaatattttttttttttgacattgaAGTTAGTTGCGTCATCTCTTACAAATACGCCCAATATAAAACTGACACTTTCATACATTCATTTCATTCATTCATACCCACTTCTCTCAACAAACTACCCAactttaggagagagaaaacacaTAAATTGTTAAACAAATTCCCCATTTTCTCATCTTTCTgatcaaacaaacaaaatctAAGCCAGCCATTTTCTGGGGTTTTTTCAATGTGTTCTGCAAGAAACAGGGGAAAACAGGGGAAACCGATGGAAAATGGGGACAAATTCTGTGATGATCACAACAAAAAAAGCGACGAAAAATGTACCCAAAAGAGTAAAAATGGCAGACTATTAAGCTATAATGAGTTGCCTGATTATATGAAAGATAATGAATTCATTCATAAGTATTACAGAGCAGAGTGGTCGTTCAAGCAAGCTTTTTTCAGCTTGTTTCAATGGCATAATGAGACCATTAATGTCTGGACGTGAGTATCACTGACtttaattttagattatttttctgggttttttctGAGATTGATTTTGATGGGTTTTGCTTAATTTCTCGGTGGATTTTTGATGATGaggttttgatttgatttgcaGGCATTTACTTGGGTTTGTTCTGTTTGTGGGATTGACTGTTGTCAATGCAGCTCATGTAACACAAGCTGTTGATCTTTTTGGAATTCTTAGGTAATGTTTAATTTGATTGTTTATTGGCTTTTGATTATGTTGTTAATCATGTGTTAATTGACTAAGATTAGTCAATTTGGTTATTTTGATCATAATTAGCTGAAttaagtttttgtttttgaggGAAAATTAGCTGAATTAAGTGAGTTCATTTGATTTTAGATcatttttaaagttaatttttggaaaaaatgaAGTTGACAAACAAAGTTcataaaacaaatttcaaatttattgaAGTTCACTACTAGGGATCATGAGTTTTAGTCCAAATGGCGATAATTTAGGATTTTCTGGACTAGATAACACTTAGgagggtagttttggaataaacATAGATCAATGGGACACCCTAATATGAGATATAGTTTTGAAATACATCCAAAATCCTGAAATCCCACAACTTATGcatgaaatttgtattttatcTCAACACAATTCCAATCAAGGTTTACAAATAATAATGTAGCTACTACttttagaagaaaaaaaccTAGTATATTTGCTTCCTAGAGGCCAAAAATTGACTTATTGGGTGGTGGTTGTTGTTTGTTAAGCCATATTTAACTGATATTCTACATAGTACTATCTTGTAGTTATTTTGGGTCTTTGAGTAGGTAAACCAACttaggttgttgttgttgttcatgTAATTAGAAAGTCTTTCAAGTTTCCGCGTGTTAATGAATAATTAATCACAGTTTAAGCAAGAAGATGAAGCAACAGATTACTGATATTCCTTGTAATAGAAATTAAGCAACATTGCTGTCCATCCAAAAATACTTGCATTTGACCAAAAATGTTAGCTTTTGCTTACAATAAATCCTTAAACTATGATCAAATTAGTGGGATATGGAATTAACTTTTCTAGTAATTTGTTCAAAAATTTCAGGAGTTATCCATCAGGAACAGGAAAAAACTCATCCCATGATTCTGCAAAACTCTTTATGGTAAGCAAATTCAGGAGTTATGTCTGTCAAAATGATGATTGAGGAACCTATTATCTTAGCTTGTATAAATGTGAATGGTTTCAGGGTGTGACAAACATGGTTAATTTGGAGAACATACCACATCACATGGGAACAGATGCAGTAAGATGGCCATTTTATGTTTACTTAGGTGGTTCCATGTTCTGCCTTTTGTCAAGCAGTGTCTGCCATCTCTTCTGTTGCCATTCCCACCACATGAACATCTTACTCTTCCGAATGGACTACACCGGGATCACAGTCATGATCATTACCTCGTTTTTCCCTGCTATTTACTACATCTTCTTGTGTGAACCCCTTTGGCAATTCATCTACCTTGGAGGGATCACTGCCTTCGGGGCCTTCACTATCGCAACCCTACTCTCTCCTACTCTCTCCTCAGGGAAATGCAGGAACTTTCGTGCAATCCTCTTCGTGTCCATGGGTCTGTTCGGGCTTTTTCCTGCTGTTcatgcttgtatcttgaattgGAATAACCCAAGAAGGAATTTGACTCTTGCATATGAGGCTGGTATGGCATTGTCTTACCTTGTTGGGACCGGATTCTATGTGACCAGGATCCCAGAGAGGTGGAGGCCTGGCTGGTTCGATCTTGCAGGGTCTAGTCATCAGATTTTCCACGTGTTCGTGCTGTTGGGTGCTCTTGCTCATTATGGTGCTGCCCTACTCTTCATGGAGTACAGAGACGCCGTTGGATGTGGACAATGACCTCCATAAACACTTGAAATTCACCTTGTTAATTTATTCATCTTCATTATATTCCATAATTTATTGTAAGCTTGATTATATATTGGTAAAATTCATAGGAATTGTAGataaagtaaacaaaattaATCTATTCATTTGTTAGCTGTTCAAACCTCTGAGCAGTTTACAGCAATACAACATTCACATTTGTTTCTGTTATCAAAAACAGTTTAGTTAAGTTGAGTAAAATTCAGCTCAACAGAACACGGCCTTGTACAACTAGGAACGCGAAAACAACAAGTAATTGAACAACAACAGCACTTGTAATAACATGTTGCAATCATCTCAAACCTCTTGTGATCCTCCTTTGGAAATGTCCTGCATCAATTGCAGACTCAACGACGACCTGCAATACTATGTTTTATCCTACAACAACGATGCTTCCCCAGTTGTTCAACCAGAAAAACAGAAGTAAGATAATCCTGCCCGAACTCAGAAAACGCCTCGATTTTAGCCATCTCCTTACCCTGAATCAGGAGCTTCAACTCTTGAGCCCACTCAGGAAACATCCCTGCAAAACCTTCTTCTATCAGTAGCGCCTCGGCTGTCTCGGTATCCTTGTTCGTCATAGCAAACTTGTCCATTTGAAAGAACCTGTTATAACTTGGTTTAACACCCACCCACTTGATCTCAATTGTAGCTCCATACATTGTAGCCCTTTTCTTCCACTCAACACCCAACTGTCTTTGCAATTTCGGAGGGAACTCGGCCAACGGATGTCTAAGGAAAGCGAGGACCTTTAATGAGTAGGGATCACAGTCTGTAAGAGCACATATAGGAACGTTCACCAAATCGGCCTTAAGCTTCCTAAGGAAGCAATAAGTGGCTAAATCACGATCCCCTTTCACAACC contains these protein-coding regions:
- the LOC110777404 gene encoding heptahelical transmembrane protein 1, whose translation is MCSARNRGKQGKPMENGDKFCDDHNKKSDEKCTQKSKNGRLLSYNELPDYMKDNEFIHKYYRAEWSFKQAFFSLFQWHNETINVWTHLLGFVLFVGLTVVNAAHVTQAVDLFGILRSYPSGTGKNSSHDSAKLFMGVTNMVNLENIPHHMGTDAVRWPFYVYLGGSMFCLLSSSVCHLFCCHSHHMNILLFRMDYTGITVMIITSFFPAIYYIFLCEPLWQFIYLGGITAFGAFTIATLLSPTLSSGKCRNFRAILFVSMGLFGLFPAVHACILNWNNPRRNLTLAYEAGMALSYLVGTGFYVTRIPERWRPGWFDLAGSSHQIFHVFVLLGALAHYGAALLFMEYRDAVGCGQ